In Pseudodesulfovibrio hydrargyri, a single window of DNA contains:
- a CDS encoding DUF362 domain-containing protein, translated as MRTGPMLAPMPETVAILRVPEYRTKPLGQAVALLLDAIEFHPAPGDRVLVKPNLVNGSNAARCTTHPQVVRAACAWLLDHGAKVTVADSPAFGPASHVARASGLEAALADLGLEARSLGRPAPLPLTLGGTIGLSRDALEADRILNLPKLKVHCQMTVSGAVKNLFGCVVGFRKAFAHHRLGHSHAIFRSMVMDVYRALPRTMHLMDAVEPMHRDGPIKGEPFPLGMLAASRNGVALDTMACSLLGLSPEQVPLWEEARTRGMDGADPARLVYPLESPEGFDTDGFMLSEARELSFAPMRLIRGRVRSLLKHLAKN; from the coding sequence ATGCGCACCGGGCCTATGCTCGCCCCCATGCCCGAAACCGTCGCCATACTCCGGGTCCCGGAATACCGGACAAAACCCCTCGGCCAGGCCGTGGCCCTGCTCCTGGACGCCATCGAATTCCACCCCGCTCCCGGCGACCGGGTGCTGGTCAAGCCGAACCTGGTCAACGGGAGCAATGCGGCCCGCTGCACGACCCACCCGCAGGTGGTCCGGGCGGCCTGTGCCTGGCTTCTGGACCACGGCGCCAAGGTCACCGTGGCCGACTCCCCGGCCTTCGGCCCCGCGTCCCACGTGGCCCGCGCCTCGGGACTGGAGGCGGCCCTGGCGGACCTCGGCCTCGAGGCAAGAAGCCTGGGCCGTCCCGCGCCCCTGCCCCTGACCCTGGGCGGGACCATCGGACTGTCCCGCGACGCCCTCGAGGCCGACCGCATCCTCAATCTGCCCAAGCTCAAGGTCCACTGCCAGATGACCGTGTCCGGCGCGGTCAAGAACCTGTTCGGCTGCGTGGTCGGGTTTCGCAAGGCGTTCGCCCACCACCGGCTGGGGCACAGCCACGCGATCTTCCGGTCCATGGTCATGGACGTGTACCGCGCCCTGCCCAGGACCATGCACCTCATGGACGCGGTCGAGCCCATGCACAGGGACGGCCCCATCAAGGGCGAGCCGTTCCCCCTGGGCATGCTGGCCGCGTCGAGAAACGGCGTGGCCCTGGACACCATGGCCTGCTCCCTGCTTGGACTCTCTCCGGAGCAGGTTCCCCTGTGGGAGGAGGCCCGTACCCGAGGCATGGACGGCGCGGACCCTGCCCGGCTGGTCTACCCCCTGGAATCGCCCGAAGGGTTCGACACCGACGGGTTCATGCTTTCCGAGGCCCGCGAACTGTCCTTCGCGCCCATGCGACTTATCCGTGGACGGGTACGCAGCCTGTTGAAACATCTTGCAAAAAACTGA
- the hypF gene encoding carbamoyltransferase HypF, whose product MTIRQRFTITGQVQGVGFRPFVYRIALDHGVTGSVNNSSDGVLIEVQGDAGQVSGFAEDLTGKLPPLARIVTLDSEEMDAVKSEDGFIILESTKSAGHSVLISPDVATCRDCLNDMRDPDNRRYRYPFTNCTNCGPRYTITRSIPYDRPQTSMAKFALCPECGAEYADPLDRRFHAQPNACPRCGPRAWLTDSGGMVVAQGDESLRRLAIELAAGKIAAVKGLGGFHLVCDAGSTATVDELRRRKHRPDKPLAVMVADMDTARRLACVSPAEEEWLTGIRRPIVLTAKKRPFPLAASVAPDTDFVGLMLPYTPLHHILLHDYAELMGSEAALVMTSGNMSSEPICLDNDEALERLTDIADIFLFHNRDILIRTDDSVVRVNPDSDEPIFMRRARGFVPSPVFLPVKGETVLGVGPELKCTLTLTKGDQAFTSQHIGNMSNLETLTFHNEIRAHLEDILQVEPRLIVRDLHPDYMTTSLAEELGRERGVPVAALQHHYAHIHAVLAENKFDGPVIGLALDGTGYGEDGTIWGGECLLVDPHPLDHQRLAHFARFRLPGGEAAVREPWRIAQAALWEIGVKEPGAYAWPWLKDFEAESRFVPQMLEKGLNAPLTSSCGRLFDAVAALCGLTSAISYEGQAAILLEKAQDMDEAGAYPCPLRSDDPVALDTLSLVAAALDDLENGVSVGKIARRFHLGLINGLTEMAFSFSMLLDIHHVALSGGVMQNLTLARELPLALQGAGLLSLVHTQLPPNDGCISLGQAAWGLRKLLNEP is encoded by the coding sequence ATGACCATTCGGCAGCGTTTCACCATCACCGGCCAAGTGCAGGGAGTGGGGTTTCGGCCCTTTGTCTACCGCATCGCCCTTGACCACGGCGTCACCGGTTCGGTGAACAACTCCTCGGACGGGGTGCTCATCGAGGTGCAGGGCGACGCCGGGCAGGTGAGCGGGTTCGCCGAGGACCTGACCGGCAAGCTGCCGCCCCTGGCCCGCATCGTCACCCTGGACTCCGAGGAGATGGACGCGGTGAAGTCCGAGGACGGCTTCATCATCCTCGAATCCACCAAGAGCGCGGGCCACTCCGTGCTCATCAGCCCGGACGTGGCCACCTGCCGGGACTGCCTGAACGACATGCGCGATCCGGACAACCGGCGCTACCGCTACCCGTTCACCAACTGCACCAACTGTGGCCCGCGCTACACCATCACGCGGTCCATCCCCTACGACCGGCCCCAGACCTCCATGGCCAAGTTCGCCCTGTGCCCGGAGTGCGGGGCCGAATACGCCGACCCGCTGGACCGGCGCTTCCATGCCCAGCCCAACGCCTGCCCGCGCTGCGGCCCGAGGGCCTGGCTGACCGACAGCGGCGGCATGGTCGTGGCCCAGGGCGACGAATCCCTGCGCAGGCTGGCCATCGAACTGGCGGCGGGCAAAATCGCGGCGGTCAAGGGGCTGGGCGGTTTCCACCTGGTCTGCGACGCGGGATCAACCGCGACCGTGGACGAACTGCGCCGCCGCAAGCACCGCCCGGACAAACCCCTGGCCGTGATGGTCGCGGACATGGACACGGCCCGGCGGCTGGCCTGCGTCTCCCCGGCCGAGGAAGAGTGGCTGACCGGCATCCGCAGGCCCATCGTCCTGACGGCCAAGAAGCGCCCGTTCCCGCTGGCCGCAAGCGTGGCTCCGGACACGGATTTCGTCGGATTGATGCTGCCCTACACCCCGCTGCACCACATCCTGCTTCACGACTACGCCGAGCTCATGGGTTCCGAGGCCGCCCTGGTCATGACCTCGGGCAACATGAGCTCCGAGCCCATCTGCCTGGACAACGACGAGGCCCTGGAGCGGCTGACCGACATCGCGGACATCTTTCTGTTCCACAACCGGGACATTCTCATCCGCACGGACGACTCGGTGGTCCGGGTCAACCCGGACTCGGACGAGCCGATCTTCATGCGCCGGGCGCGCGGCTTCGTGCCCTCCCCGGTCTTCCTGCCGGTCAAGGGGGAGACCGTGCTCGGCGTGGGGCCCGAGCTCAAATGCACCCTGACCCTGACCAAGGGGGACCAGGCCTTCACCAGCCAGCACATCGGCAACATGTCCAACCTGGAGACGCTTACGTTCCACAACGAGATCCGCGCCCATCTCGAAGACATTCTGCAGGTCGAACCCAGGCTCATCGTCCGCGACCTGCACCCGGACTACATGACAACCTCCCTGGCCGAGGAACTGGGCCGGGAACGGGGCGTGCCTGTGGCCGCGCTGCAGCACCACTACGCCCACATCCACGCGGTCCTGGCCGAGAACAAATTCGACGGGCCGGTCATCGGCCTGGCCCTGGACGGCACGGGCTACGGCGAGGACGGGACCATCTGGGGCGGCGAGTGCCTGCTGGTGGACCCGCACCCCCTCGACCACCAGCGGCTGGCCCATTTCGCGCGCTTCCGGCTGCCCGGCGGCGAGGCCGCGGTCAGGGAGCCGTGGCGCATCGCCCAGGCCGCCCTGTGGGAGATCGGCGTGAAGGAGCCGGGTGCGTACGCCTGGCCGTGGCTGAAGGATTTCGAGGCCGAGAGCCGCTTTGTGCCGCAGATGCTCGAAAAGGGACTGAACGCGCCGCTGACGTCGAGTTGCGGCAGGCTATTCGACGCGGTGGCCGCCCTGTGCGGCCTGACCAGCGCCATCTCCTACGAGGGGCAGGCGGCCATTCTCCTGGAAAAGGCCCAGGACATGGACGAGGCCGGGGCGTACCCCTGCCCGCTCAGGTCCGACGACCCGGTCGCCCTGGACACGTTGTCCCTGGTGGCGGCCGCCCTGGACGACCTGGAGAACGGCGTTTCCGTGGGCAAAATCGCCCGGCGCTTCCACCTGGGACTGATCAACGGGCTGACCGAGATGGCCTTCTCCTTCTCCATGCTCCT